A stretch of Haemophilus influenzae DNA encodes these proteins:
- a CDS encoding L-serine ammonia-lyase: MISVFDMFKVGIGPSSSHTVGPMKAGKQFIDDLIKRNQFEQTTEIHVDVYGSLSMTGRGHSTDIAIIMGLAGYLPHNVDIDMISGFIEKVKQTALLPINVGQKIVKFDFENNLIFHRTFLKLHENGMTITALDENRTELYRQTYYSIGGGFIVDEAHFGKEEKNTVQVPYPYKNAEDILKHCSDNGLMLSTVMLENEIALNGKEAVSVHLENVWKTMQACIEHGIHTEGILPGPLRVPRRAASLYRALQANTNLSNDPMRVIDWVNMFALAVNEENAAGGRVVTAPTNGACGIIPAVLAYYEKFISPLTPEIIERYLLAAGMIGSLYKMNASISGAEVGCQGEVGVACSMAAAGLAEILGGNPLQVCIAAEIAMEHNLGLTCDPVGGQVQVPCIERNAIASVKAINASRMALRRTTNPRVSLDKVIETMYETGKDMNAKYRETSQGGLAVKIVCN; the protein is encoded by the coding sequence ATGATTAGCGTATTTGATATGTTTAAGGTGGGAATAGGGCCATCCAGTTCCCACACGGTCGGTCCGATGAAAGCGGGTAAACAATTTATAGACGACTTAATTAAACGAAATCAATTTGAACAAACTACTGAAATTCACGTAGATGTGTACGGTTCTCTTTCAATGACAGGACGAGGACACAGTACAGATATTGCCATTATTATGGGGTTAGCGGGTTATTTACCACATAATGTGGATATTGATATGATTTCAGGCTTCATCGAGAAAGTGAAACAAACTGCGCTTTTACCCATTAATGTCGGTCAAAAGATAGTAAAATTTGATTTTGAAAATAATCTCATTTTCCACCGCACTTTTTTAAAATTGCACGAAAATGGCATGACAATTACCGCTCTTGATGAAAATCGCACAGAGCTTTATCGCCAAACCTATTATTCGATTGGGGGTGGTTTTATTGTCGATGAAGCCCATTTTGGCAAAGAAGAAAAAAACACAGTCCAAGTGCCTTATCCTTACAAAAATGCCGAAGATATTTTGAAACATTGTAGTGATAACGGCTTAATGCTTTCCACTGTTATGTTGGAAAATGAAATCGCATTGAATGGCAAAGAGGCTGTTAGTGTTCATCTAGAGAATGTCTGGAAAACGATGCAGGCTTGTATTGAACACGGCATTCACACAGAGGGTATTTTACCCGGCCCATTAAGAGTACCACGTCGTGCAGCTTCACTTTATCGTGCGTTGCAAGCAAATACGAATTTATCTAACGATCCAATGCGCGTAATCGACTGGGTCAATATGTTTGCGCTTGCTGTCAATGAAGAAAATGCAGCGGGCGGGCGCGTGGTTACGGCACCAACTAACGGTGCGTGCGGGATTATTCCAGCGGTATTAGCTTACTACGAAAAATTCATCTCGCCATTAACACCTGAAATCATTGAACGCTATTTATTAGCCGCAGGGATGATTGGTTCACTTTATAAGATGAACGCTTCTATTTCTGGTGCAGAAGTGGGTTGTCAAGGCGAAGTGGGTGTAGCCTGTTCAATGGCTGCTGCGGGACTAGCTGAAATTTTGGGTGGCAATCCACTACAAGTATGCATCGCAGCTGAAATTGCAATGGAGCATAATTTAGGATTAACTTGCGACCCTGTCGGCGGTCAAGTTCAAGTACCTTGTATCGAACGCAATGCAATTGCTTCAGTTAAAGCGATCAATGCATCGCGTATGGCTTTACGCCGCACCACCAATCCAAGAGTAAGCTTAGATAAAGTGATTGAAACAATGTACGAAACAGGCAAAGATATGAATGCTAAGTATCGCGAAACATCTCAAGGCGGACTTGCAGTTAAGATTGTTTGTAACTAA
- the mtr gene encoding tryptophan permease translates to MIQQKSPSLLGGAMIIAGTAIGAGMLANPTSTAGVWFIGSILALIYTWFCMTTSGLMILEANLHYPTGSSFDTIVKDLLGKSWNTINGLSVAFVLYILTYAYITSGGGITQNLLNQAFSSAESAVDIGRTSGSLIFCLILAAFVWLSTKAVDRFTTVLIVGMVVAFFLSTTGLLSSVKTAVLFNTVAESEQTYLPYLLAALPVCLVSFGFHGNVPSLVKYYDRDGRRVMKSIFIGTGLALVIYILWQLAVQGNLPRTEFAPVIEKGGDVSALLEALHKYIEVEYLSVALNFFAYMAISTSFLGVTLGLFDYIADLFKFDDSLLGRTKTTLVTFLPPLLLSLQFPYGFVIAIGYAGLAATIWAALVPALLAKASRQKFPQASYKVYDGNFMIGFVMLFGILNIAAQIGANLGWFASFTG, encoded by the coding sequence ATGATACAACAAAAATCTCCTTCTCTCTTAGGCGGTGCAATGATCATTGCAGGTACAGCGATTGGTGCAGGCATGCTGGCTAACCCAACTTCAACGGCAGGTGTATGGTTTATCGGTTCAATTCTTGCTTTAATTTATACTTGGTTTTGTATGACAACCTCAGGATTAATGATCCTAGAAGCTAATCTACATTATCCAACAGGTTCAAGTTTTGACACTATCGTTAAAGATTTATTAGGAAAAAGTTGGAATACTATCAATGGTCTTTCCGTTGCTTTCGTCTTGTATATTTTGACTTATGCCTACATAACCTCAGGTGGAGGCATTACACAGAATCTGCTCAACCAAGCATTCAGTTCTGCTGAAAGTGCGGTAGATATTGGGCGAACTTCAGGATCTTTAATTTTCTGTCTTATTCTTGCAGCCTTTGTATGGCTTTCAACCAAAGCAGTGGATCGTTTCACAACCGTGTTAATTGTCGGGATGGTGGTTGCTTTTTTCCTTTCTACTACTGGTTTATTAAGCTCTGTAAAAACAGCAGTTTTATTCAATACCGTTGCTGAAAGTGAGCAAACATATTTACCTTATTTATTGGCCGCACTTCCAGTTTGTCTCGTGTCGTTTGGTTTCCACGGAAATGTCCCGAGTCTCGTCAAATATTACGATCGTGATGGTCGTCGCGTGATGAAATCGATCTTTATTGGTACGGGCTTAGCATTAGTGATTTACATCTTATGGCAGCTCGCTGTACAAGGTAATTTACCACGCACTGAATTTGCGCCAGTCATTGAAAAAGGCGGCGATGTTTCTGCATTATTAGAGGCTTTACATAAATATATTGAAGTGGAATACCTTTCCGTCGCATTAAATTTCTTTGCTTATATGGCAATTTCTACTTCATTCTTAGGCGTCACTTTAGGGTTATTTGACTATATTGCGGATCTATTTAAATTTGACGATAGCTTATTGGGCAGAACAAAAACAACACTTGTTACTTTTTTACCGCCATTATTGCTAAGCCTGCAATTTCCTTATGGATTTGTGATTGCCATTGGTTACGCTGGATTGGCAGCAACAATTTGGGCTGCACTTGTCCCCGCACTTCTTGCCAAAGCAAGCCGTCAAAAATTCCCACAAGCAAGTTATAAAGTATACGACGGAAATTTTATGATTGGTTTTGTAATGTTATTTGGCATATTAAATATTGCGGCGCAAATTGGGGCAAACTTAGGTTGGTTTGCAAGTTTTACTGGGTAA
- a CDS encoding pyridoxal phosphate-dependent aminotransferase — MRLFPKSDKLEHVCYDIRGPVHKEALRLEEEGNKILKLNIGNPAPFGFEAPDEILVDVLRNLPSAQGYCDSKGLYSARKAIVQYYQSKGILGATVNDVYIGNGVSELITMAMQALLNDGDEVLVPMPDYPLWTAAVTLSGGKAVHYLCDEEANWFPAIDDIKAKVNAKTKAIVIINPNNPTGAVYSKELLQEIVEIARQNNLIIFADEIYDKILYDGAVHHHIAALAPDLLTVTLNGLSKAYRVAGFRQGWMILNGPKHNAKGYIEGLDMLASMRLCANVPMQHAIQTALGGYQSINEFILPGGRLLEQRNKAYDLITQIPGITCVKPMGAMYMFPKIDVKKFNIRSDEKMVLDLLRQEKVLLVHGKGFNWHSPDHFRVVTLPYVNQLEEAITKLARFLSDYRQ, encoded by the coding sequence ATGCGATTATTCCCAAAATCCGACAAATTAGAACACGTATGTTATGACATTCGCGGGCCTGTGCATAAAGAAGCACTACGCTTAGAAGAAGAAGGCAATAAAATTTTAAAACTTAATATCGGCAACCCAGCCCCTTTCGGTTTTGAAGCACCAGATGAAATTTTAGTGGATGTGCTACGTAATTTGCCATCAGCTCAAGGCTACTGTGATTCAAAAGGGTTATATTCTGCTCGTAAAGCCATTGTTCAATATTACCAATCAAAAGGGATTCTCGGCGCGACCGTCAATGATGTGTATATTGGTAACGGCGTATCTGAGCTTATCACAATGGCTATGCAAGCACTGCTCAATGATGGCGATGAAGTACTCGTGCCGATGCCTGATTATCCGCTTTGGACTGCTGCGGTAACCCTTTCTGGCGGTAAAGCAGTGCATTATCTCTGTGATGAAGAAGCAAATTGGTTTCCCGCTATTGATGATATTAAAGCAAAGGTGAATGCGAAAACTAAAGCGATTGTTATCATCAACCCGAACAACCCAACGGGTGCTGTGTATAGCAAAGAATTATTACAAGAAATAGTGGAAATCGCGCGTCAAAATAATTTGATTATCTTCGCAGACGAAATCTACGACAAAATTTTATATGATGGCGCGGTGCATCATCACATTGCCGCACTAGCTCCTGATTTATTAACCGTTACGCTGAATGGGTTATCAAAAGCTTATCGAGTTGCAGGCTTCCGCCAAGGCTGGATGATTTTAAACGGTCCAAAACATAATGCGAAAGGTTATATTGAAGGCTTGGATATGCTGGCATCAATGCGTTTATGTGCCAACGTACCAATGCAACATGCAATTCAAACCGCACTTGGTGGCTATCAAAGTATTAATGAATTTATTTTACCGGGCGGTCGATTACTTGAGCAACGAAACAAAGCCTATGATCTCATCACTCAAATACCCGGCATTACTTGCGTGAAACCAATGGGGGCGATGTATATGTTCCCGAAAATTGATGTGAAAAAATTCAATATTCGCAGTGATGAAAAAATGGTGCTGGATTTACTCCGCCAAGAAAAAGTGCTACTTGTGCACGGTAAAGGATTTAATTGGCATTCGCCAGATCACTTCCGTGTTGTCACCCTTCCTTATGTGAATCAGCTTGAAGAAGCCATTACAAAGTTAGCAAGATTTTTGTCGGATTACCGTCAATAA
- a CDS encoding HAAAP family serine/threonine permease gives MKSTEKLKWNKFDATWMLNLFGTAVGAGVLFLPINAGMGGFWPLVLMAIIVGPMTYFAHRGLAYFVLSSKNPGSDITEVVEEHFGKTAGKLITLLYFFAIFPILLIYGNGITNTVDSFIVNQLGMASPNRVILSFVLIAVLISVMLFNEKVMLKITEWLVYPLVLILFVLSIYLIPEWNSAVLYELPTAGGFLTTLWLTIPVLVFSFNHSPAISSFTCSQFREYKTFEGAERHISHTEKGASTILLFFVMFFVFSCVLTLTPEELVAAKEQNISILSFLANKFDNPYISYFGPLVAFLAITSSFFGHYMGAREGLEGLYLKMKGEAVNRKKLNYATALFFLLTLWGVAIINPSILGLIESLGGPIIAMILFIMPMYAIRKIPAMKRYSGRFSNVFVTIMGLIAISAVVYGLL, from the coding sequence ATGAAATCAACAGAAAAACTCAAATGGAACAAATTTGATGCAACATGGATGTTAAACCTTTTCGGTACGGCGGTTGGCGCGGGCGTATTGTTCTTGCCGATTAACGCAGGGATGGGTGGATTTTGGCCGTTAGTTTTAATGGCAATTATCGTCGGGCCAATGACTTATTTTGCTCACCGTGGCTTAGCCTACTTTGTACTTTCATCAAAAAATCCTGGCAGCGATATTACTGAAGTAGTGGAAGAACACTTTGGTAAAACAGCGGGTAAACTTATTACCTTACTTTATTTTTTCGCGATTTTCCCTATTCTGTTGATTTACGGTAACGGTATTACTAACACCGTAGATTCTTTTATTGTAAATCAACTTGGTATGGCATCACCAAATCGAGTCATTCTCTCTTTTGTATTAATTGCGGTATTGATTTCCGTGATGTTATTTAATGAAAAAGTGATGTTAAAAATCACAGAATGGCTTGTTTATCCATTAGTCTTAATTTTATTTGTTCTTTCTATTTACTTAATTCCTGAATGGAATAGTGCCGTATTATATGAACTTCCAACAGCAGGCGGTTTCTTAACAACTTTATGGCTAACCATTCCCGTATTAGTATTTTCATTTAACCATTCACCAGCAATTTCATCTTTCACTTGCTCACAATTCCGTGAATACAAAACGTTTGAGGGTGCAGAACGCCATATCAGCCATACAGAAAAAGGCGCCTCAACGATTTTGTTATTCTTTGTAATGTTCTTCGTATTTAGCTGTGTATTAACATTAACACCTGAAGAATTAGTGGCAGCAAAAGAACAGAATATTAGTATCTTGTCTTTCTTAGCGAATAAATTTGATAATCCATATATCTCTTATTTTGGCCCGCTTGTTGCATTCTTAGCGATTACTAGTTCATTCTTCGGTCACTATATGGGTGCGCGTGAAGGCTTAGAAGGTTTATATTTAAAAATGAAAGGTGAAGCAGTAAATCGTAAAAAACTCAATTATGCGACCGCACTTTTCTTCTTATTAACGTTATGGGGCGTTGCGATTATTAATCCAAGTATCTTAGGCTTAATCGAATCTCTTGGTGGCCCAATCATTGCGATGATTTTGTTTATCATGCCAATGTACGCGATTCGAAAAATCCCAGCAATGAAACGCTACAGCGGACGTTTCAGTAATGTATTTGTAACAATTATGGGGCTGATTGCTATTTCTGCAGTTGTTTATGGATTATTATAA
- a CDS encoding heavy metal translocating P-type ATPase, giving the protein MLDLMPQSKKISIQIGGMTCQSCANRIEKVLNKKPFVQQAGVNFAVEEAQVVFDATQASETQIIEIIHKTGFSAHIKQANELPIEENTSIPWRLIILWIINIPFLIGMLGMMSGSHHLMLPPIWQFVLASIVQLWLAIPFYRGAIGSIRGGLANMDVLVSTGTLTIYLYSAFMLFYHADHAMGHVYFEASVMVIGFVSLGKFLEDRTKKHSLNSLSMLLQLTPKKVTVLRNEKWTEIALDQVNIGEIIRANQGERIAADGIIESGNGWCDESHLTGESRPEEKQKGGKVLAGAMVTEGSIIYRANQLGSQTLLGDMMNALSDAQGSKAPIARFADKVASVFVPVVLVISLVTFAFTYVLTNDSVSSLIHAVSVLVIACPCALGLATPAAIMVGLGKAVNAGVWFKDAAAMEETAHVDTVVLDKTGTLTKGELEISALWQPQSAVYSEEDLYRFAAAVERQANHPIAKAIVQAAEQKMLEIPTALFSKMEVGQGIQAELEQVGTIKVGKPDYCGLILPKNLEDIWQIASIVAVSINDKPIGAFALTDTLKNDSLHAIQRLQRQNVDVVIMSGDQQSVVDYIAKQLGIKKAFGGLSPRDKAEQIQKLKAQGHIVAMVGDGINDAPALAAANVSFAMKSGSDIAEQTASATLMQHSVNQLVDALFIAIATLKNIKQNLFFALIYNILGIPLAAFGFLSPIIAGAAMALSSISVLMNALRLKKVRF; this is encoded by the coding sequence ATGCTGGATTTGATGCCACAGAGTAAAAAAATTTCAATTCAGATTGGTGGGATGACCTGCCAATCTTGTGCCAATCGCATTGAAAAAGTTTTAAATAAAAAACCATTTGTGCAACAAGCGGGAGTGAATTTTGCCGTCGAAGAAGCACAAGTTGTATTTGACGCTACGCAAGCAAGCGAAACTCAAATTATCGAGATTATCCATAAAACAGGTTTTTCTGCTCATATCAAACAAGCCAATGAATTACCAATAGAAGAAAATACATCAATCCCTTGGCGATTAATCATACTTTGGATAATCAATATTCCATTTCTGATTGGTATGCTTGGCATGATGAGTGGCTCACATCACTTGATGTTACCCCCTATTTGGCAATTTGTATTAGCGAGCATTGTGCAACTTTGGTTAGCCATTCCATTTTATCGCGGAGCAATCGGTAGTATTCGTGGTGGACTTGCCAATATGGATGTACTGGTCAGCACAGGAACGCTCACTATTTATCTTTATTCTGCTTTTATGCTGTTTTACCACGCCGATCATGCAATGGGGCATGTGTATTTTGAAGCTTCTGTAATGGTAATTGGTTTTGTCAGTCTTGGAAAATTTCTTGAAGATCGCACTAAAAAGCACAGCCTAAATAGTTTGAGTATGCTCTTGCAGCTGACACCGAAAAAAGTCACTGTTTTACGTAATGAAAAATGGACTGAAATTGCTCTTGACCAAGTCAATATCGGCGAAATCATTCGTGCGAATCAAGGCGAACGTATTGCGGCAGACGGCATAATTGAAAGTGGAAATGGATGGTGTGATGAAAGCCATTTAACGGGCGAGTCTCGTCCAGAAGAAAAACAGAAAGGTGGAAAAGTATTAGCGGGGGCGATGGTAACAGAAGGTTCTATTATCTATCGAGCAAATCAGCTTGGTAGCCAAACCTTACTTGGCGATATGATGAATGCATTATCAGATGCACAAGGTTCAAAAGCACCCATTGCTCGATTTGCTGACAAAGTTGCTTCCGTGTTTGTGCCTGTCGTTTTAGTGATTTCACTTGTTACTTTCGCGTTCACTTACGTTCTGACTAATGATAGTGTGTCTTCACTCATTCACGCGGTATCCGTGCTTGTGATTGCTTGCCCTTGTGCCTTGGGATTAGCCACACCAGCTGCCATAATGGTTGGTTTAGGTAAAGCGGTTAATGCTGGCGTATGGTTTAAAGATGCAGCAGCAATGGAGGAAACTGCCCACGTGGATACCGTTGTACTTGATAAAACTGGTACATTAACAAAAGGAGAGCTTGAAATTTCAGCACTATGGCAGCCACAAAGTGCGGTGTATTCTGAAGAAGATTTGTATCGTTTTGCCGCAGCCGTTGAACGACAAGCTAACCACCCAATTGCAAAAGCCATTGTGCAAGCAGCGGAACAAAAAATGTTAGAAATTCCTACCGCACTTTTTTCAAAGATGGAAGTGGGTCAAGGTATTCAAGCTGAATTAGAACAAGTGGGAACAATAAAAGTCGGTAAACCCGATTATTGCGGTTTAATCTTGCCTAAAAATTTAGAGGATATCTGGCAAATTGCGAGCATTGTCGCAGTATCTATAAATGATAAACCCATTGGTGCATTTGCCCTGACGGATACCTTAAAAAACGATAGCTTGCACGCTATTCAACGCTTACAACGGCAAAATGTCGATGTCGTAATTATGAGTGGCGATCAACAATCTGTGGTAGATTACATAGCGAAACAGCTCGGCATTAAGAAAGCCTTTGGTGGACTCAGCCCTAGAGATAAGGCGGAACAAATCCAAAAGCTGAAAGCTCAAGGTCATATTGTCGCAATGGTAGGCGATGGAATAAATGATGCGCCTGCTTTAGCCGCGGCAAACGTCAGTTTTGCGATGAAATCAGGTTCAGATATTGCAGAACAAACTGCCTCTGCAACGCTTATGCAACATTCGGTGAATCAACTTGTGGATGCACTTTTTATTGCAATAGCAACCTTGAAAAATATCAAACAAAATCTATTTTTTGCTTTGATTTACAATATTCTCGGCATACCCCTTGCAGCTTTCGGTTTTCTTAGCCCTATAATCGCTGGTGCTGCTATGGCGTTGAGCTCAATTTCCGTATTGATGAACGCCTTAAGATTGAAAAAAGTGCGGTTCTAA
- a CDS encoding heavy-metal-associated domain-containing protein, which produces MKTITLNIKGIHCGCCVKSLTQVLTELDGVQSADVQLEGKSNITFDENRVNVAQLIEVIEDAGFDATE; this is translated from the coding sequence ATGAAAACTATCACATTAAACATAAAAGGCATACATTGCGGCTGTTGCGTAAAAAGTCTTACTCAAGTTTTAACTGAATTAGATGGTGTACAATCTGCTGATGTGCAATTAGAGGGTAAATCAAATATTACTTTTGATGAAAATCGAGTCAATGTTGCACAGCTGATTGAGGTCATTGAAGATGCTGGATTTGACGCCACAGAGTAA
- a CDS encoding heavy-metal-associated domain-containing protein, which produces MKTITLNIKGIHCGCCVKSLTQVLTELDGVQSADVQLEGKSNITFDENRVNVAQLIEVIEDAGFDATE; this is translated from the coding sequence ATGAAAACTATCACATTAAACATAAAAGGCATACATTGCGGCTGTTGCGTAAAAAGTCTTACTCAAGTTTTAACTGAATTAGATGGTGTACAATCTGCTGATGTGCAATTAGAGGGTAAATCAAATATTACTTTTGATGAAAATCGAGTCAATGTTGCACAGTTGATTGAGGTCATTGAAGATGCTGGATTTGATGCCACAGAGTAA
- a CDS encoding heavy-metal-associated domain-containing protein: MKTITLNIKGIHCGCCVKSLTQVLTELDGVQSADVQLEGKANITFDENRVNVAQLIEVIEDAGFDATE, encoded by the coding sequence ATGAAAACTATCACATTAAACATAAAAGGCATACATTGCGGCTGTTGCGTAAAAAGTCTTACTCAAGTTTTAACTGAATTAGATGGTGTACAATCTGCTGATGTGCAATTAGAGGGTAAAGCAAATATTACTTTTGATGAAAATCGAGTCAATGTTGCACAGCTGATTGAGGTCATTGAAGATGCTGGATTTGACGCCACAGAGTAA